The nucleotide window CCGAACCTGTTGCCGACAAAAATCATCCGGCCCATCAGCAAACTCAGCGTAGACAGTCTCCTGACCCATCAGTGAAATCAGTGATGATGACAGACTGGCTCGTCAGCGAAATCAGCGATGATGACAGTCTGGCTAGTCAGTGAAATTGTACAAAAATTTTGTATTAactaaattatttttataattttaatcaaaattttttaatatttcttAAATTaaacacctttgtaaatattattttgtctATAGCTTttcttgtaaatatttttctttcTCAAAAACGTCTCTAACTTGCCTCGTTTTTCGTGTCAATAACAGAATGGTGAAGAACATCGATTGGGATAAAACGTCAAAGCACAATCAAAGTATAAATCTCGAGCAGGTCCCACAGGATTTCCAAGATGCAGCTAGATGGGTTCGATCAAGCAGAATCGGTTACGCGGTCGAAACAGATGTTAAAGTTTACAGAATCCACATTCAAGAGTTCTGGGAAAATGCGAAGCCTGAGACTATCAACAACGTCAGAGGGATATCGTCAACGGTTCGCAATAAAAGAATAGAGGTGACTGAATATAGGATTCGCAAAGTTTTGAAGCTGCAAGATAACGCTCAAGATCCGATCAGCTTAAGCAAAGATGATATTTTGGATGGTTTTCGCGGCATGGCTATGCTGGAGACTTCAGTCAAAAGAAAGAAATAAAAAGGAGTGGGCTAACAAGAGACTGGAGATTTATAGTTCATGTCATTGCTATGAGTCTGGCTCACCGGAAGGGTGGTTTTGATGGACTGAACCTGGAATGGTCGGCGGCTAtgctaaatttgtgcataaactAGAAGTTCAATTTCTCTAGTTTAATATTCAATTATATAATCGAGAATGTAAGAGGGCCGACTTGGGCGATGTATCCAAGGTTCATACAAATGTTAATCAATGAACAATACGAGAATCCTCCAAACGATGGAGATCTCTACACATTTCACGTTCCTACAAGTCGCCAGTACACAGAAATCAACACAAATGAATGGGTGTTGTTACACGACTGGATGTATGCAGCTGAAAGATTGCCAATAGAGAAAGAAGCATATAGAAAATACAAAGAGGCACTTCGAGAAAAACAACAAAGAGCTGCACAAGCTCAAGCTGAGGCAGCTGAAAAGGAAGAGCGCTCGAAGGGAAAAAGGAAGGGAAAATAGGCTGCTGAAGATGAGCCACCTAAGAAGAAAAAGGCATCTGAAAATCCTGAAAGACTGATGGGTGCAAGCATCAGAGCGGCTGAATCTGAAGAACATCGTCAACATATCAGAGATATGAAAGAAATTCACGCCCTGCAGGAGAaagaaaagaggaagaagaaacaCAAGAGAAAAGAGATGTCAGCTTCCGAAAGACCAGAGGTTGTTACAGAAGAAGTTCAGTCACTGAATGACTTCGTCGATGCTTTGATAGTAGATCCTGATGAAGCCTCAGTGAGCAAGAAAACGACAGATGAAAGATCTTCCAAAGTATCTCCTGTAAAGCCGACCAGGTTTTCAAAACCCCCGGTCCCTCCAcaaagggttcgtccctttcaaGAGCTTTACGATAAACTCATCAAAGACACCGGTCCATCTGTTGCCAAGGAAATCTGTCTTCTCAAAAACCAAGTAAACGACACAAACATCCTGAGAGAGAAGATTAAAGATCAGCGTAAGAAGAACAAAGAGATGAACGCCTACATGGCCAAGCAATCAAAGTTTATCAGATTTCAGCAGATGGGGATAGAGAAATTGTACAGAATGATGAGAAATATGTGCGAGCAGATGAAAATAAAGCCTATGTTCTCCTTTGATGAAATCTTAGACTTTGAAACTTTCATAGAAGAAGAAACTGCCAGAAAGGAGAAAGAAGCTGAAACTAAGAAAAGACGTCTGGAATCAGTCGAGAAGGTGACTGAAGGAgatgaaagtgatgaagaagaagTTGATAGAGATGATATGCCGTCCAGATTCATTGAATGGGGTCTAGAAGAAGAAGTACTGTATGAGTAAGAAGATGGAAAAACTTTCTCTCCCCAGCATCCAGAATGGttcaagaaagaaagagaaagactCCCTGATTTTATCAGGTGCTAACTGTCGAAAAGAGTGAAGCTACCGACAGAATCATTAGCTGGATGTACAACAACCTGAGAGGAATGTTTGTGGTTAAAAGACGAGGTGGCGTGATTCAGTACTTTTAGACCGGATTTGATCTCTTTACACTTCCCAGGTGGGATTTACGTGAGCATGGCCGTCTGGACCTTCTAAATCCAGATGAAAGAGGCATTGGCAGAGACTTTCAACGCCTGATCGCTAAAGAATGCAACAAGGGTTTCCCTAATCATAGCCCACAGCGTCCAAGACGAAGAGTGTCGAAAACAACCATAGTTCCAGTAACAGGGAAAGGAAAGGTGACGTGGGTGATCAACCCTGCTAAAGTTGTCACGAGAATCAAGCTTCCTGAAGAAGTTGTTGTTGCTCTCAAAGATTTCAAGAAATGGTTTTATGACAGCAAAACAGGCGAAGCTGTGATCAGATCCAACGAAAACGTGGATATCCGAATCTTGGATCCTATGGATGTATTTATGTTTGGTCTCTCCGATCTAACGGTGTTGAATGCAAGCCGCATAAACGTGGGGGCTAGAAATGCAAATCTTGAGGAGGCTATGCTATTTCAGAGACCGGTAGAAAGAGCCTGGAAGATAAAGAGAGAAATGCTGGATCTTGTAGACaaaattgagaaaagaaaagaaacagaagaaaagaagaaggaagcaAGGAAGAAAAAGAATCATGAACGAAAGAAAGAAAGGACCCCTGCTTCAACAACTGAACCCACCACAACATCATCACCTCCGGCCTCATCTACATATGAGGCCACTATGGAGGATCAACAAATTAGTGAAGTTGTTACTACTCAAGAAACTCCAGCTGCACCAATCGAAACTCAAGCACCACCAGAAACGACAACGAACGAAGACAATCCCAAAGAGCCTGAAAAGCCAGCTACAGAGAATCCAGCGGAAACAACTGAAGAATGAGAAAACAAGtatgcaacgatctaggggggatattgttagtacattcatgtctatagccttcgtcaatccgagccgtagtgagaaacagaagaaaatgagttgttatattagtgataactagacaaaaggcaaggtggcataattgtaattaatgagaaatctcattaaatgccttaggctataaataggaagctttaTGTTTAGTTTATGACTTTTTTCACATTTGTCATTGAGAGCtttctagatctagagagagaatctagagagagagagtgattcAAGGTATTGTACGATTTCAGATTTtatatagaatcacgtttatattacatcacgtgtgttaggtcgcgttcgtgtacggattccgcacgttatacgttcgtttcgcaatcgtttcggagtcaaaaccggtccaacaagtggtatcagagcaagagctcgattgcactgatctatCACACATTTCCGAGCAGAAGATTATCAGATTCAGATCTGAATTTCAtagatttcttcatctttttcatatttttcacgtttttactgtttttcgtcaaattgaacaggtttccacggtccgtttcagctgattttttgatatgtggTGCGAAAACatctgatctacaaccctaccaaattTCAGATTCAAATTCCAAGCAGTTTAGGAGATATTCGAGTTTTTTTGGTCCAATTCCGTTTGAATCAGCGACTGCTCGTTTGAAAATTGGTTCCCGTTTGAACTTGTCTGTTTGAAATTGATACCCTATCGTTTGAAATGGAAGGTTCCGTTTGACTGATCGTTTGAAACaagtcctatcgtttgaaaattAATTACCGTTTGAAGTGTTCCGTTTGAATGACGTATACAGTTTGAAAGTGGTCCTATCGTTTGAACTAAATCTTCCATTTGAAAAGTGTATCGTTTGAAACACGGCATCCCATTTGAAAGTGGTTATCAGTTCACGTGTTTAATATTCATCAGACTAATCAAATTGAAAGAATCAGATTGTGTCAcaaccccaaaatccacctgcggataacacccgcttcgagggcgtgactgaccaggatccagccaccaattatactgagcatttaagaaatatttaatatccgtaGTAATTAGCAATATCAGAGTTTAggttcggtaattagtttaacaaaacagcggaagcataaaccaaaatagttttaaagacagttcgttgttcaaaacagttatcccaacacacgggtttgacgaacactacacatccccaagcagcagctcctgaatcattggttacctgcaaagcatgcagtaaggggtcaacaataatgctgagtgagttcactagttgtccagttttaattaccaaaaacttgtttcaccggttaatttatccgtttatacatgccctggggagctaccccaaaagttagcgactaaactgttttttttttccaataccgaacactaggtaaccgttgcgtatccgcaggatgccccgatgtcaatgttctatcatcattgacggatttctgagtctattagttcacgcccgtccc belongs to Helianthus annuus cultivar XRQ/B chromosome 5, HanXRQr2.0-SUNRISE, whole genome shotgun sequence and includes:
- the LOC110924335 gene encoding uncharacterized protein LOC110924335 gives rise to the protein MGASIRAAESEEHRQHIRDMKEIHALQEKEKRKKKHKRKEMSASERPEVVTEEVQSLNDFVDALIVDPDEASVSKKTTDERSSKVSPVKPTRFSKPPVPPQRVRPFQELYDKLIKDTGPSVAKEICLLKNQVNDTNILREKIKDQRKKNKEMNAYMAKQSKFIRFQQMGIEKLYRMMRNMCEQMKIKPMFSFDEILDFETFIEEETARKEKEAETKKRRLESVEKVTEGDESDEEEVDRDDMPSRFIEWGLEEEVLWDLREHGRLDLLNPDERGIGRDFQRLIAKECNKGFPNHSPQRPRRRVSKTTIVPVTGKGKVTWVINPAKVVTRIKLPEEVVVALKDFKKWFYDSKTGEAVIRSNENVDIRILDPMDVFMFGLSDLTVLNASRINVGARNANLEEAMLFQRPVERAWKIKREMLDLVDKIEKRKETEEKKKEARKKKNHERKKERTPASTTEPTTTSSPPASSTYEATMEDQQISEVVTTQETPAAPIETQAPPETTTNEDNPKEPEKPATENPAETTEE